A portion of the Thermosediminibacter oceani DSM 16646 genome contains these proteins:
- a CDS encoding sigma 54-interacting transcriptional regulator, protein MKKFRYRIRFNDRVGMVRDISEIVAKGGANISSLAVKQGEIYLQIESMPEDKLHSILRDISSIPDVYELTPVEWMPHELAEQHLRTVINSVHEGILSINRNFIISTCNVRAMQILKFDQLPIGKALYDVMDLPKDILERIEKGKPVEQKEVIIRTSKGPSRFMINSKPIFDDRGETAGAVITLMKMSEIRRLAHSLTRPVMVTFDDIIYKSKKIKEIVDMAKTVAAGDSTVLLRGESGTGKELFARAIHMESPRRDCPFVAVNCAAIPDTLLESELFGYADGTFTGARRGGRPGLFEFAHHGTIFLDEIAELPPHIQAKLLRVLQEGNVRRLGEMEEIRVDVRIIAATNRPLEEMVVRGDFREDLFYRLNVIPIYLPPLRDHKEDIPVLVDYFIKKFNQKFSKSVQGISPDALELLLNYHWPGNIRELENVMERAMNLCKDHIIKVKDIIINTPSILVSPGEKYFHLKEIVQETEKEALLRALAQGGSARKAAKILGVSHTTVIKKLKKYGLTPD, encoded by the coding sequence GTGAAAAAATTCAGGTACAGGATACGATTCAACGATCGGGTGGGGATGGTAAGGGATATTTCGGAAATCGTGGCAAAAGGAGGAGCGAATATATCGTCTCTCGCGGTAAAACAGGGCGAAATTTACCTTCAGATAGAATCCATGCCTGAAGACAAGCTCCATTCTATACTCAGGGATATTTCGAGCATCCCGGACGTCTACGAGTTAACTCCCGTGGAATGGATGCCCCATGAACTTGCAGAGCAGCACTTGAGAACGGTAATAAATTCAGTCCACGAAGGTATACTTTCTATAAACAGGAATTTTATCATATCCACATGCAATGTCCGCGCCATGCAGATCCTCAAGTTCGATCAGCTGCCGATAGGAAAAGCCCTTTACGATGTAATGGATTTGCCGAAGGATATTTTGGAGCGAATTGAAAAAGGCAAACCCGTGGAACAGAAAGAAGTCATTATCAGGACGTCCAAGGGACCTTCTCGTTTTATGATCAACTCAAAACCGATTTTCGACGATCGGGGAGAAACGGCGGGGGCAGTAATAACTTTGATGAAGATGTCGGAAATAAGGCGGCTCGCCCACTCCCTGACGCGACCAGTAATGGTTACCTTTGATGATATCATTTATAAAAGTAAAAAAATAAAAGAAATAGTGGATATGGCAAAGACTGTAGCGGCCGGGGATTCCACGGTCCTTTTGAGGGGCGAAAGCGGCACCGGTAAGGAACTTTTTGCGAGGGCGATTCACATGGAGAGCCCCCGGAGGGACTGCCCCTTTGTCGCCGTAAACTGCGCCGCAATCCCCGATACGCTGCTGGAAAGTGAGCTGTTCGGCTACGCCGACGGCACGTTTACGGGAGCCAGGCGCGGAGGACGACCCGGTCTTTTTGAATTTGCCCATCACGGCACCATCTTCCTCGACGAAATAGCAGAACTCCCGCCCCATATACAGGCAAAGCTGCTCAGAGTATTGCAGGAAGGAAACGTCCGCCGGCTCGGTGAAATGGAAGAGATAAGGGTAGACGTTAGGATTATAGCCGCCACCAACCGTCCCCTCGAAGAAATGGTAGTTAGAGGAGATTTTAGAGAGGACCTTTTTTACCGCCTAAATGTCATACCAATTTACCTGCCTCCTTTAAGAGATCACAAGGAAGACATACCCGTACTTGTGGATTACTTCATAAAAAAATTCAACCAGAAGTTCAGCAAATCGGTTCAGGGTATTTCTCCTGATGCTCTTGAACTTCTTCTCAACTACCACTGGCCGGGCAATATCAGGGAACTGGAAAACGTCATGGAAAGGGCTATGAACCTTTGCAAAGACCACATTATAAAAGTCAAAGATATTATCATAAATACGCCTTCGATCCTGGTTTCACCCGGAGAAAAATATTTTCATTTAAAGGAAATTGTCCAGGAAACGGAAAAAGAGGCACTGCTTAGGGCTCTAGCCCAGGGAGGCAGTGCGAGAAAAGCGGCAAAGATTCTGGGAGTGTCCCATACTACGGTCATCAAAAAATTAAAAAAATATGGTCTTACTCCTGACTGA
- a CDS encoding ATP-binding protein, with protein sequence MNFRKTITGKLWLYMTLLTIVTLVSSGFILSSFFEDFYIKIKQNEMINEGQQLVALIIRGIEPAELIDISKFINAHAVVVDRRGLITACSNMFQYGYRVPIDGGRLADVLKGDVVVYKGYLPQFDTSMLMVALPITRDGSVVGGLILFSPMASIQESIWQIRRGILFVAAGAVLISTALSFGLSENITRPLVKMKKVAEGMARGEFGDKVEPETDDEIGTLARTLNFLSDALKKNITELSQEKNQLRNVLLSMTDGVITLDSSGRVLMANPQAEELLGNGPQGSFDLELTVEQVLGELVQRVKHNKKSLQDEVKVEGRILSVRLAPLLNDESEVWGVVAVLQDVTREKKLESLRREFVANVSHELRTPLTYLQGYTEALIDGMVKQPEEKKKYLNIILEETLRLRRLVNDLLDLSLMETGHLTLKKDNISLNKLIERVIKKVNPVAEKKRVNITAELKELPLIYADEDRMEQVLINLIDNALRYTENGGEIIIEASAGTESVTVCVKDRGPGIPEDELPFIWERFYKVDKARTRDNGGTGIGLAIVKNIIEAHGGKVWAKNLRDSGAVFCFNIPFGKRLDNKALPE encoded by the coding sequence GTGAACTTTCGAAAGACCATAACGGGAAAACTGTGGCTTTATATGACGCTTTTGACCATTGTAACCCTTGTTTCCTCAGGGTTCATCCTGTCCAGCTTTTTTGAAGATTTTTACATCAAAATAAAACAGAACGAGATGATAAACGAGGGCCAACAGCTTGTGGCCCTTATTATTCGCGGTATTGAGCCGGCGGAGCTCATAGATATCAGCAAGTTTATAAACGCCCACGCGGTTGTGGTAGACCGCCGGGGGCTCATCACGGCATGCTCTAATATGTTTCAATACGGCTATAGGGTGCCGATAGACGGCGGCAGGCTTGCGGACGTGCTGAAAGGCGACGTGGTGGTTTATAAAGGCTATTTGCCGCAGTTCGACACTTCAATGCTCATGGTTGCTCTTCCGATTACCCGCGATGGAAGCGTTGTCGGGGGACTTATCCTCTTCTCTCCAATGGCATCCATCCAGGAATCCATATGGCAGATAAGGCGGGGAATACTTTTTGTGGCCGCGGGAGCTGTGCTGATATCCACCGCTTTGAGTTTCGGACTCTCGGAAAATATAACAAGACCTCTGGTCAAAATGAAAAAAGTTGCGGAAGGTATGGCGAGAGGGGAGTTTGGGGACAAAGTGGAGCCCGAAACCGACGACGAAATCGGGACTCTCGCAAGGACCCTGAACTTTCTTTCCGATGCTTTAAAGAAGAATATAACCGAACTTTCGCAGGAGAAAAATCAGCTGAGAAACGTTCTCCTGAGTATGACCGACGGAGTCATAACCTTAGATTCTTCAGGCCGGGTGCTCATGGCCAATCCGCAGGCGGAGGAATTGCTGGGAAATGGGCCTCAAGGCAGCTTTGATTTAGAGCTTACGGTAGAGCAGGTGCTCGGAGAACTGGTCCAAAGGGTGAAACATAATAAAAAATCCTTGCAGGATGAAGTAAAGGTTGAAGGAAGAATTCTGAGTGTAAGGCTTGCACCGCTTCTAAACGATGAATCGGAAGTATGGGGCGTTGTTGCGGTGCTGCAGGATGTGACACGGGAAAAAAAGCTGGAGTCACTAAGAAGGGAATTCGTGGCAAATGTATCCCACGAGTTGAGGACCCCACTGACGTATCTTCAGGGGTACACCGAAGCTCTTATCGACGGTATGGTAAAACAGCCGGAAGAAAAGAAAAAATACCTGAACATTATATTGGAAGAAACTTTAAGGCTTCGCCGCCTTGTGAATGACCTACTGGACCTTTCCCTTATGGAAACCGGGCATTTAACCCTTAAAAAAGACAACATTTCTCTAAACAAACTGATAGAGAGAGTAATAAAAAAAGTTAACCCCGTTGCAGAAAAAAAGCGCGTCAATATTACTGCCGAATTAAAAGAACTGCCTTTAATCTATGCTGACGAGGACAGAATGGAGCAGGTTTTAATAAATCTCATAGACAATGCGTTGAGGTACACGGAAAACGGTGGAGAGATAATAATCGAAGCCTCGGCGGGTACCGAAAGCGTAACGGTATGCGTAAAAGACCGGGGCCCCGGCATACCCGAAGACGAATTACCATTTATATGGGAGCGCTTCTATAAAGTAGACAAGGCTAGAACAAGGGATAACGGCGGCACCGGTATCGGCCTTGCCATAGTAAAGAACATCATTGAGGCTCACGGCGGGAAGGTTTGGGCTAAAAATTTGAGAGACAGTGGAGCCGTATTTTGCTTTAACATACCGTTCGGGAAGAGATTAGACAATAAAGCCCTTCCGGAATGA
- the ald gene encoding alanine dehydrogenase codes for MIIGVPKEIKPQENRVAMTPAGVDALVAAGHKVLIEKGAGEGSGISDEDYKLAGAEIMPTAESVWQNSEMIVKVKEPLPNEYKYFREGQVIFTYLHLAPEPELTKALMNNKVVAIAYETVQKEDGSLPLLTPMSEVAGRLAIQEGANYLLKFRGGKGVLLSGVPGVPPASIVIVGAGTVGMNALKRAVGMGARVTVLDVNVNRLRYLDDIYQGRIETLYSNRFNLMKAVSKADLVIGAVLIPGAKTPRLITEDMVKAMEPGSVIVDVAIDQGGCVETIDHPTTHADPVFVKHGVIHYAVANIPGSVPRTSTFALTNATLPYTVELANKGWKKAVMENKALALGVNVVSGKITYKAVAEAHKLPYHPLEEVLSEM; via the coding sequence ATGATCATTGGCGTGCCAAAGGAGATAAAGCCACAGGAAAACCGGGTTGCCATGACGCCAGCTGGCGTGGACGCCCTCGTAGCGGCGGGCCACAAGGTATTAATCGAGAAAGGTGCCGGAGAGGGCAGCGGAATTTCAGACGAAGATTACAAGCTCGCCGGGGCGGAAATAATGCCCACTGCGGAAAGCGTCTGGCAAAACAGCGAAATGATCGTGAAAGTAAAGGAACCCCTGCCCAATGAATACAAGTATTTTAGAGAGGGACAGGTGATATTTACATACTTGCACCTGGCTCCAGAACCCGAGCTGACAAAAGCCCTCATGAATAACAAAGTGGTCGCAATAGCCTATGAAACCGTCCAGAAGGAAGACGGAAGCCTCCCCCTGCTTACACCGATGAGCGAAGTTGCAGGAAGGCTCGCAATTCAGGAAGGTGCCAATTACCTTTTAAAATTTAGAGGTGGAAAAGGTGTTCTGCTCTCCGGCGTGCCCGGCGTTCCTCCAGCCTCTATCGTTATCGTGGGTGCAGGAACCGTCGGCATGAACGCCCTTAAAAGAGCCGTTGGCATGGGGGCAAGGGTTACCGTCCTCGACGTTAACGTAAACAGATTGCGTTACCTGGACGACATTTACCAGGGGCGGATCGAGACCCTCTACTCTAACCGCTTCAACCTGATGAAAGCCGTGAGCAAGGCGGACCTTGTCATAGGTGCAGTATTAATCCCCGGTGCCAAGACGCCGCGCCTGATCACTGAAGATATGGTCAAAGCCATGGAACCCGGTAGCGTCATAGTTGATGTCGCTATAGATCAGGGCGGCTGCGTGGAAACTATCGATCACCCCACAACCCACGCCGATCCCGTATTCGTGAAACACGGAGTAATCCATTATGCCGTTGCCAATATACCCGGCTCGGTACCGCGCACTTCCACCTTCGCCCTCACCAACGCAACGCTACCGTATACTGTGGAGCTCGCGAATAAAGGCTGGAAAAAGGCTGTTATGGAAAACAAGGCTCTCGCCCTCGGCGTAAACGTGGTAAGCGGGAAGATTACCTATAAGGCTGTGGCCGAAGCTCATAAACTGCCCTACCATCCGCTGGAAGAAGTCCTCTCGGAAATGTAG